GAAATAACCGACAGTGCCCATCGTTGCGGCGGCAAGACCATTGCCGATCGAGGCAAAGCGCGCATTGCGCCCGAGACGCTCGGCTATGGTTGTATGTCCAACGAGTCCGAGACTGATCGCGGCAATGCATGGGCCCAGCACGCAGCTTGCCATCGCATGAACAACGGCGGCGAGGAGGATCGCGGCGAAGAATGGGAACGATGCATAGATGACCGCACTCGTTGCGATGGCGAGGATCGCAAGCCCGGCGACAAGGCGTTCCGACCGGGCGCGGTCGACAAGCATGCCGCCGGGGATCTGCCCAAGCAAGCCGACCAGACTGCCGGTCGTAAGAATGAGGCCGATGTCGATCTGCGTCCATTTCTGGCTGGCGAGATAGACGGCGACGAATGGGCCAAAACCAGTCTGCACGTCGGCAACGCAGAACACGAACCAATCAAGTCCGCGCAGACTTCGCTTCGAAGGCTGTGATTGGTTATCGGGCTGAGGAGACCCTGGCGGAGGAGGCGGTGTTCCGAATTCGCGCACTTTTTCCCCGGCAGGATTTCCACCGCGGATCTTTTTATCGCGTTCGTCGGTTACCGCCGACAGCTCACCACTCCGAAGCCTTCAACGTGAATTTCGTCCTCGCGGCTTCGTCGCGCGCGCCGAGTACGGTGATGGGTTTGCCGTCCTTGAATTCAGGTGCCTTGTTGAGGCGATCCCGCGTCGTCTGCACGGTGATCTTGTCCTCTCCGCCCGGAGGCGCGGCAAAGGTCAGGATATCCCACGCCACGGCGATCTTCTTGCTGCCGACGCCAAGGAAGCCGCCGAAGTCGATGACTGCGGCGCGGGTGGTGCCGCGGCGATCTACGATCACGTCGACGATGCGTCCGAGTTTTTCATCCGTGGCGCTGCGAACCTCCTTGCCGAGGATGCTACCGGCCTCGCCGCCTTCAAGTACGACGGCCGCGGCGGGAGGTTCGGCGGGGGTAGCTTCCAGTGAGTTGGTAATATCAGGTTGCGACTCGGCCGGTTCCGCAGCCTGGACGTTATTCAGCACTAACAGGAACCCCAGGAGAAAAAGGGAGATTGTACCCAAACCGAGCCATGCGTGGCGCGCCCCGTGGAACATCGCAATCTCCAATTTTGGAATAAGAGGTGACTGGCGAACGCGTTGCGATGGCTTTGGTTGCAAGGCCACCGCGAAAATCTCACATAGAATGGGAGTATTTAATTACCTTTACTGTGAAAAGTTGCGGCAATATCGGCCAAAGAAGAGTACATGAACCCATGAAGAGCGCCCGGCAGGCCGGGCTTTGTGCAGGATGAAGCCAAGCGTATGAACTGGATCTCCAACGTCGTCCGCCCGAAAATCCGGTCGTTCCTGAATCGGCGGGAAACGCCGGAAAATCTCTGGATCAAATGCCCGGAGACCGGTCAGCTCGTCTTCTTCAAGGACGTGGAAGCGAACCAGTTCGTCATCCCTGGCTCGAACTACCATATGCGCATGAGCGCCACGGCCCGCCTCAAGTCGATGTTCGATGGCGAGACTTGGCTCGATATCGGTGTGCCG
The genomic region above belongs to Pseudorhodoplanes sinuspersici and contains:
- a CDS encoding PRC-barrel domain-containing protein, with protein sequence MFHGARHAWLGLGTISLFLLGFLLVLNNVQAAEPAESQPDITNSLEATPAEPPAAAVVLEGGEAGSILGKEVRSATDEKLGRIVDVIVDRRGTTRAAVIDFGGFLGVGSKKIAVAWDILTFAAPPGGEDKITVQTTRDRLNKAPEFKDGKPITVLGARDEAARTKFTLKASEW